One stretch of Chloroflexota bacterium DNA includes these proteins:
- a CDS encoding Ig-like domain-containing protein codes for MALVLAGSMAPSVRAQTQAQPAPSAMQLSLDAPDPGISIENGQRVTVGGWAAEPGIQGGGIVGVEVYLDGVQQNSGTLLGRARLGITRQDVATIFGRPDWASAGFTFDWIPRTLTQGNHVLYVVARAANGDSNVATVAFTSCGCGVNWTPSITHPAVTSLGPLGYELDTGGPGVFIDRNDDSPTGR; via the coding sequence TTGGCTCTGGTTCTGGCTGGGAGCATGGCTCCCTCAGTTCGTGCACAGACCCAGGCACAGCCGGCCCCATCCGCCATGCAACTGAGCCTCGACGCGCCCGACCCGGGCATCAGCATCGAGAACGGACAGCGCGTGACCGTTGGCGGATGGGCTGCCGAGCCCGGAATCCAGGGCGGTGGCATCGTCGGCGTGGAGGTGTATCTCGATGGAGTCCAGCAGAACAGCGGGACGCTCCTCGGGCGGGCACGCCTCGGAATCACCCGGCAGGACGTTGCCACCATCTTCGGGAGGCCGGATTGGGCGAGCGCCGGGTTCACCTTCGACTGGATCCCGCGTACGCTAACTCAGGGAAACCATGTGCTCTACGTTGTTGCCCGCGCGGCCAACGGTGATTCGAACGTAGCAACGGTGGCATTCACGAGCTGCGGCTGTGGGGTCAACTGGACGCCGAGCATTACGCACCCGGCCGTAACCAGCCTCGGTCCTCTCGGCTACGAGCTCGACACCGGCGGCCCGGGCGTGTTCATCGATCGGAACGACGACAGCCCGACGGGACGCTAG
- a CDS encoding FKBP-type peptidyl-prolyl cis-trans isomerase, translating to MLLIAGCTGGAPTVADQAGVNQTSSPAPSAAPRVASTPAVMPTIDATPEKTDSGLRYVDEVVGTGPSPTVGQTVEVNYTGWLVNGTKFDSSLDRNEPFSFVFGTGAVIAGWDEGIASMHVGGKRRLIIPPDLAYGARGNGPVPPNATIIFDVELVAAK from the coding sequence ATGTTGCTGATCGCGGGATGCACCGGGGGCGCGCCGACCGTCGCGGACCAGGCGGGCGTGAACCAGACCTCAAGCCCGGCGCCGTCGGCGGCGCCACGCGTCGCCAGCACGCCAGCCGTGATGCCGACCATCGACGCTACCCCCGAAAAGACAGACAGCGGACTCCGATACGTCGACGAGGTGGTGGGGACCGGCCCGTCCCCAACCGTCGGTCAGACGGTCGAGGTGAACTACACGGGCTGGCTCGTGAACGGGACGAAGTTCGACAGCAGTCTCGACCGCAACGAGCCGTTCTCCTTCGTCTTCGGGACCGGCGCGGTCATCGCCGGCTGGGATGAGGGAATCGCGTCGATGCACGTGGGCGGCAAGCGTCGGCTCATCATTCCGCCCGATCTCGCGTACGGGGCGCGCGGCAACGGACCCGTCCCCCCAAACGCCACGATCATCTTCGACGTGGAGCTCGTGGCGGCAAAGTAA
- a CDS encoding S41 family peptidase, protein MRILVSLLVFLAVSLPTSASAETADCQVGSDSAQSLDVIQEAFDVLSVLFVERPTPDVLLPPAASAVYAALDPGAAADDEPTDSISNWDTFASQFCTVWAASPPPDAPDSVTYAAIEAMTSALNEGHTQFLTPEMYQDHLAWQSGDVHYEGIGARLASDPLHIQHVFPGSPAERAGIMFGDHILSIDGAPASDMAISDAVLRIRGEAGTPVVLTIARPGVADPFDVEIARDTIYVPTLESHMVGDIAYLHIDSFPTADLAPDVAQQLRAFKAQGAKGLILDLRDNSGGRLDVGTEIAGYFLPPGTPVYQQTTRRGQQTTATVSSGRIWDKPMDVLVNDGTASMGEILAAALQEGNHSTLIGTSTAGEVAGSIVVPLSDGSAIQVTTLRIDSGKGTILNNVGVQPDVEVAPTVDAARAGIDEQLNAALSHIESEVVASAALSETATPSPVPAASASPSPTTMELTTVPDQTPTSTAGQPTPTQSPTATPSQPTPSPSPTTPPPSQTTSPSLQHAPSPTPERKR, encoded by the coding sequence ATGCGGATCCTCGTCTCGCTCCTGGTATTTCTGGCGGTCTCGCTCCCCACCTCCGCGAGTGCCGAAACCGCCGACTGCCAGGTCGGAAGCGACTCAGCACAAAGCCTCGACGTGATCCAAGAAGCGTTCGACGTCCTGTCGGTCCTGTTCGTCGAGCGACCGACGCCCGACGTCTTGCTCCCGCCAGCGGCCAGCGCCGTGTACGCGGCGCTCGACCCGGGCGCGGCCGCTGATGATGAGCCAACGGACTCCATCTCCAACTGGGACACCTTCGCCAGCCAGTTTTGCACGGTGTGGGCCGCGTCGCCTCCGCCAGACGCTCCAGATTCGGTGACCTACGCCGCGATCGAGGCTATGACGTCGGCGCTCAACGAAGGGCACACGCAGTTTCTGACGCCGGAGATGTACCAGGACCATCTGGCGTGGCAATCTGGCGACGTTCACTACGAGGGAATCGGCGCGCGACTGGCGAGCGACCCGCTCCACATTCAGCACGTCTTTCCCGGCAGCCCGGCTGAGCGCGCCGGCATCATGTTCGGCGATCACATCCTGTCCATCGACGGCGCCCCCGCGAGTGACATGGCGATCTCGGACGCGGTGCTCCGCATTCGCGGTGAGGCAGGTACGCCCGTCGTGCTGACCATCGCCCGGCCCGGGGTCGCGGACCCCTTCGACGTCGAGATCGCTCGCGATACGATCTACGTGCCGACCCTCGAATCGCACATGGTCGGCGACATCGCCTACCTCCACATCGATAGCTTCCCCACGGCTGATCTGGCGCCCGACGTGGCTCAGCAGCTCCGCGCATTCAAGGCACAAGGAGCCAAGGGCCTGATCCTCGACCTGCGAGACAACTCGGGCGGCCGCCTCGACGTCGGGACCGAGATCGCCGGGTATTTCCTCCCGCCCGGCACACCCGTGTACCAACAGACGACGCGCCGGGGCCAGCAGACGACCGCCACCGTCTCGAGCGGGCGGATCTGGGATAAGCCGATGGACGTCCTCGTGAACGACGGAACCGCGTCGATGGGCGAGATCCTCGCGGCCGCGCTCCAGGAGGGTAACCATTCCACGCTGATTGGGACTTCCACCGCCGGCGAGGTGGCCGGCAGCATCGTCGTGCCCCTGAGCGATGGATCGGCCATCCAGGTGACCACCCTCCGGATCGACTCCGGCAAGGGGACCATCCTGAACAACGTCGGTGTTCAGCCTGACGTCGAGGTCGCGCCTACGGTGGACGCGGCTCGCGCCGGAATCGACGAGCAGCTCAACGCCGCTCTCAGCCACATCGAGTCCGAGGTGGTTGCGTCCGCCGCGCTCTCCGAGACGGCCACTCCCTCGCCGGTCCCAGCGGCTTCGGCCTCACCCTCACCAACGACGATGGAATTGACGACCGTCCCCGACCAGACTCCGACGAGCACGGCGGGCCAGCCGACGCCGACACAGAGCCCAACCGCCACGCCAAGCCAGCCCACGCCCAGCCCGTCGCCCACAACCCCGCCGCCCTCGCAGACGACGTCGCCTTCGCTCCAACACGCGCCGAGCCCGACGCCCGAGCGCAAACGCTAG
- a CDS encoding cysteine hydrolase, giving the protein MPVSESLDPRRTALVFFDMLKGYHYDRAGRALLPEDRPLADACVHILNAARSLGLPVVYAAADHRADHRDASPVITDLELRRPDPPPASNAPAGGPGVVHGSVNAEVIDEIKPQPGDYEIRKHRWSAFHQTELELSLRSRGVDTILLAGGSTEVGVASTAYAARDLDFNVVILRDAVSSGRGPTVSDFYVDQIFPQVARVRTVDEAIAMLHAGGQHG; this is encoded by the coding sequence ATGCCGGTGTCCGAATCGCTTGACCCGCGCCGGACGGCGCTCGTCTTCTTCGACATGTTGAAGGGCTACCACTATGATCGCGCAGGACGAGCGCTCCTTCCGGAAGACCGGCCGCTCGCCGACGCCTGTGTGCATATCCTGAACGCCGCGCGGTCGCTCGGGCTGCCGGTCGTGTACGCCGCGGCCGACCACCGCGCGGACCACCGTGATGCCTCGCCCGTCATCACCGACCTCGAGCTGCGCCGCCCCGATCCGCCGCCCGCTTCGAACGCGCCAGCCGGCGGACCCGGCGTCGTCCACGGGTCCGTGAACGCGGAAGTCATCGATGAGATCAAGCCTCAGCCCGGCGACTACGAGATCCGCAAGCACCGTTGGAGTGCATTCCACCAGACCGAGCTGGAGCTATCTCTGCGGAGCCGCGGCGTCGACACGATCCTCCTGGCGGGCGGATCAACCGAGGTCGGGGTGGCCAGCACCGCGTACGCGGCCCGCGACCTCGACTTCAACGTGGTCATCCTTCGCGACGCCGTGTCGTCCGGGCGCGGCCCCACCGTCTCTGATTTTTACGTCGATCAGATTTTTCCACAGGTTGCGCGGGTGCGAACGGTCGACGAGGCTATCGCGATGCTC